One window of Nocardia nova SH22a genomic DNA carries:
- a CDS encoding non-ribosomal peptide synthetase, whose translation MLGTADVRDIVAAELGIQPESIGDHDDLVGLGMHSMLLMRLAGRWRKQGHDLRSSELALQPTIAAWAQLLGAETQPVEEAPAPAAPTAEGEEFPLATMQHAYWVGRRQDQRLGGVAAHLYVEFDGHGLAADRMERAVRRVVARHPQLRVQFTDSGTQRVLPEPQRPVFRAVDLTAATDPAAELERLRHDKSHQRMDVEAGEVIDITLTRLPDGAHRLHVDVDMLAGDAQSYRRVLDDLATLYDTDAEPADAVGYTFREYLDTKSRTAPDNSAERDWWQERLADLPDIPALPVLPEDERRDPARSIRLHHWFSPEAKAQLNKVAHSHGVTPAVTLATVFSEAIARWSAQQRFLLNVPLFDREPFHDDIDRVVGDFTNSVLVDVDARTSESAVARAKRLQRELHTCAAHSTYEGLDVLRDLGRLRGAPVTPSVVFTSGLNLGELFSDQVTRLFGEPVWVLSQGPQVDLDAQVAELSGGLLVNWDVRRDAMPEGVVEAMFAEFRRLLLALVEPGADWNAPLSIALPPEQAAVRAKVNDTAADLGHRTLHDAFFARAQQDSDRPALLWRDGATAYGELADQALAVGRALTDAGVRPGDTVAVVIGKGHRQIPAVLGVLAAGATYVPIGTGQPAARRDRILARAGARVALVDTATELPDEVTAVDLDAALTGPKLDSAHSPSPDSTAYVLFTSGSTGEPKGVEVSHRAAANTIDALAAHFGLGADERMLGLSSLEFDLSVYDIFAPLAFGGALVCVDADIERDAQQWARLIADHGVTVLNCAPGLIGMLLDTADSAQLRSLRLVITGGDRVGADLGHRLRALVPGLRFAGLGGATEAAIHSTVCEVTDDFPTDWASVPYGTPLANVQMRVVNERGEDCPDWVVGELWLGGTSVADGYRGDPERTAQRFVEIDGVRWYRTGDLARYLPDGTVDFLGRADHQVKIRGYRVELGEVESALTTLPQVQQAVALVTDSGRLAAAVSAPGAEEAELREALRDLLPAHMIPEIIDVLDAIPLTPNGKFDRAAIKRGLGSESAAAAQEYVAPADEVEAAVAYIAAQILGVERIGVDTDFFDVGGNSILATTLTAKIRGLLAVEKFGVTEVFGGRTVRRISAGLVAADTTPGRLARVSRILLELAEVDVPQADSALAGSGR comes from the coding sequence ATGCTCGGCACAGCGGATGTACGTGACATCGTGGCGGCGGAGCTCGGGATACAACCCGAATCGATCGGTGATCACGATGATCTGGTCGGCCTCGGCATGCACTCGATGTTGTTGATGCGCCTGGCCGGTCGCTGGCGCAAACAGGGCCACGATCTGCGCAGCTCCGAACTGGCGCTGCAGCCGACGATCGCGGCCTGGGCACAACTGCTCGGCGCCGAGACGCAACCCGTCGAAGAGGCGCCCGCGCCCGCGGCTCCGACTGCCGAGGGGGAGGAATTCCCGCTGGCCACCATGCAGCACGCCTACTGGGTGGGCCGCCGCCAGGATCAGCGGCTCGGTGGCGTCGCCGCCCATCTCTACGTCGAATTCGACGGGCACGGCCTGGCCGCCGATCGGATGGAGCGCGCGGTGCGGCGCGTGGTGGCGCGGCATCCGCAGTTGCGGGTGCAGTTCACCGACAGCGGCACCCAGCGCGTGCTGCCCGAACCGCAGCGCCCGGTGTTCCGCGCGGTGGATCTCACCGCCGCCACCGACCCGGCCGCCGAACTGGAGCGGCTGCGCCACGACAAGAGCCATCAGCGCATGGATGTCGAGGCCGGTGAGGTCATCGACATCACCCTCACCCGGCTGCCCGACGGCGCGCACCGCCTGCACGTGGACGTGGACATGCTCGCCGGTGACGCGCAGAGCTACCGCCGCGTCCTCGACGATCTGGCCACCCTCTACGACACCGACGCCGAGCCCGCCGATGCCGTCGGCTACACCTTCCGCGAATACCTCGACACCAAAAGCCGTACCGCACCGGACAATTCGGCCGAGCGCGACTGGTGGCAGGAGCGCCTCGCGGATCTGCCCGACATCCCCGCCCTGCCCGTACTGCCCGAGGACGAGCGGCGCGATCCGGCGCGCAGTATCCGCCTGCACCACTGGTTCTCGCCCGAGGCGAAGGCGCAGCTGAACAAGGTCGCGCACAGCCACGGCGTCACCCCGGCGGTCACCCTGGCCACCGTGTTTTCCGAGGCGATCGCGCGCTGGTCGGCCCAGCAGCGTTTCCTGCTGAACGTTCCGCTGTTCGACCGCGAGCCCTTCCACGACGACATCGACCGGGTGGTCGGCGATTTCACCAACTCGGTGCTCGTGGACGTCGATGCCCGGACCTCGGAGTCGGCCGTGGCCCGCGCGAAGCGGCTGCAGCGCGAATTGCACACGTGCGCCGCGCATTCCACCTACGAGGGCCTGGACGTCCTGCGCGATCTCGGCCGGTTGCGTGGTGCGCCGGTAACCCCCTCGGTCGTCTTCACCTCCGGCCTGAACCTCGGTGAATTGTTCTCCGACCAGGTGACTCGCCTGTTCGGTGAGCCGGTGTGGGTGCTGTCGCAGGGCCCGCAGGTCGATCTGGACGCCCAGGTCGCCGAGCTGTCCGGCGGTCTGCTGGTGAACTGGGACGTGCGCCGCGATGCCATGCCCGAGGGCGTGGTCGAGGCGATGTTCGCCGAGTTCCGCCGGTTGCTGCTGGCCCTGGTCGAACCGGGCGCCGATTGGAACGCTCCGCTGTCCATCGCGCTGCCGCCGGAACAGGCCGCGGTTCGCGCGAAGGTCAACGACACCGCGGCGGATCTGGGACACCGCACCCTGCATGACGCCTTCTTCGCACGGGCACAACAGGATTCGGACCGGCCCGCGCTGCTGTGGCGCGACGGTGCGACGGCGTACGGCGAGTTGGCGGATCAGGCGCTGGCAGTCGGCCGTGCGCTGACCGACGCCGGTGTGCGTCCCGGCGATACCGTCGCCGTCGTGATCGGCAAGGGCCACCGGCAGATTCCCGCGGTGCTCGGTGTGCTGGCCGCCGGCGCCACCTATGTGCCGATCGGCACCGGGCAGCCCGCGGCCCGCCGGGATCGGATCCTGGCCCGCGCCGGGGCCCGGGTCGCCCTCGTGGACACCGCGACCGAACTGCCCGACGAGGTCACCGCCGTGGATCTCGACGCGGCACTGACCGGTCCGAAGCTGGACTCCGCGCATTCGCCTTCCCCGGACAGCACCGCCTACGTGCTGTTCACCTCCGGATCGACCGGCGAGCCGAAGGGCGTGGAGGTCAGCCACCGCGCCGCCGCCAATACGATCGACGCCCTCGCTGCCCACTTCGGGCTCGGTGCCGACGAGCGCATGCTCGGGCTGTCGTCACTGGAATTCGATCTGTCGGTCTACGACATCTTCGCGCCGCTCGCCTTCGGCGGCGCCCTGGTCTGCGTGGACGCCGACATCGAGCGCGACGCGCAGCAGTGGGCGCGGCTGATCGCCGATCACGGTGTGACCGTGCTCAACTGCGCGCCGGGACTGATCGGCATGCTGCTCGACACCGCCGACTCCGCGCAGTTGCGCTCGCTGCGCCTGGTGATCACCGGCGGCGATCGCGTCGGCGCCGATCTGGGCCACCGCCTGCGCGCACTGGTCCCGGGCCTGCGTTTCGCTGGTCTGGGCGGCGCGACCGAGGCGGCGATCCACTCCACGGTCTGCGAGGTCACCGACGATTTCCCGACCGATTGGGCCAGCGTGCCCTACGGCACCCCGCTGGCCAATGTCCAGATGCGCGTGGTCAACGAGCGCGGCGAGGACTGCCCGGACTGGGTCGTCGGCGAATTGTGGCTCGGCGGAACGAGTGTCGCCGACGGGTATCGCGGCGATCCCGAACGCACCGCGCAGCGCTTCGTCGAGATCGACGGGGTGCGCTGGTACCGCACCGGCGACTTGGCGCGCTATCTGCCCGACGGCACCGTCGACTTCCTCGGCCGCGCCGACCATCAGGTCAAGATCCGCGGCTACCGGGTGGAACTCGGCGAGGTCGAATCGGCGCTGACCACTCTGCCGCAGGTGCAGCAGGCCGTGGCGCTGGTGACCGACTCCGGCCGCCTGGCCGCAGCGGTGAGCGCACCGGGCGCCGAAGAGGCAGAACTGCGCGAGGCGCTGCGCGATCTCCTTCCCGCGCACATGATCCCGGAGATCATCGACGTACTCGACGCGATTCCGCTCACGCCGAACGGCAAGTTCGATCGGGCGGCGATCAAGCGCGGTCTCGGCAGCGAATCAGCGGCTGCCGCACAGGAGTACGTCGCGCCCGCCGACGAGGTCGAGGCGGCGGTGGCCTATATCGCCGCGCAGATCCTCGGCGTCGAGCGGATCGGTGTCGACACCGACTTCTTCGATGTCGGCGGCAACTCGATTCTCGCCACCACCCTCACCGCCAAGATCCGGGGCCTGCTGGCAGTCGAGAAATTCGGTGTCACCGAGGTTTTCGGCGGACGCACCGTGCGGCGCATCAGTGCCGGACTCGTCGCCGCCGACACCACGCCCGGCAGGCTCGCGCGGGTCTCGCGCATTCTCCTCGAACTCGCCGAGGTCGATGTGCCGCAAGCCGATTCGGCCCTGGCCGGTAGCGGCCGCTGA
- a CDS encoding non-ribosomal peptide synthetase encodes MRSLEDLQAAMAARLAEEGLATAAAVGPRRDAERAPLSFGQRYVWAHQQISPGSTAYNLCLALTFEGDVDADALRTAFEALVRRHEVLRTTYHTDEDGEPYQRIHTELPPRLREVDLSAAAPAAARAQVRELTEAAARESFDLTAESSLRVTFARVHATELVAIVVIQHIAWDGMTLPALSRDVEEFYRQARTGEVEVEPLRLQVADFAEWEADRFAADDHDEDIRFWQSRFDGELPELPLPYDRRPVAVTERGERSDQPLSAPADAALRELTGRLRTTPFSVFLSAYYLALRQMTGRADMVIGTTVANREESGMELLIGNLSNMLPLRIAADGDTRFADLVEQVRGVITDGFGHKHFPQEGIVRAVNAATGNVGSSLFDTMVLFLHQKIDGPQLPGVTTSWDLMHNGAALLPLVVETFMHTDRTDVQITYRTDLFDAETIDRLHEYIDQVLAAAAPERPIDELTTLSRSDRAALSEWTHGGVVEIEADTIDAMIRAATAKYPDRTAVVFGDLELSYREFDSRVNELARLLLARGVRSGDRVGVYAERSERLPIAFAAVQRVGAVYFPVDPSYPTDRIEYMLSDAEATLLLVSAAQAPPVEITVPTVDLTDPEIVAELAATDSGELPSSALQRPIHTFDGAYLLYTSGTTGRPKGVIVHQRGVTNHVQWMRDYLEFGEERILQKAPIGFDVSVFELVNALCTGSATVLPPPDWWQADVEALAGIIHRHRITQISLVPSVVRAFIDAGPDPARLQSMRYVYLGGESVPPALVEESSRFFGGTVLGLYGPTEGSMDLMHEDFAGIDPHEDTIRSALIGAPEWNSSVYVLDEQLRQVPPGVVGELYLGGVQLARGYHRRPDLTAAAFVACPFSDESGARMYRTGDIVRWNAQGRMEYLGRGDDQVKVRGHRIELGEIGTVLRRMPGIASAVAVTTPQAQGDLALVAYYVADAEFDDDAEAIKAHLAQRLPEYMIPSALVRLDELPLTANGKLDRRALPAPDLGGSTGRGRALRDDAERGVADAVRQVLGIADTTELAADDDFLALGGDSITAIRMASALKKRGLLITTSALFDARTIARIAAAAEPIVAGGAPALAEVGDDTGWIPLNPIATVLTETAPDHSAYSQATAVVTPAHSSLDQVTAVVAALVDRHPMLRARMDTDPDGRTAYYIPGPDEQVAEPTLTEIVVPAQEWDRAAGSQLREQLRNGSELLDPAAGRMVAAVWVRSDDGAQGRLLLVIHHLVVDGVSWRIIHDDLRQLWENPSAAAESGTSVKTWNTSLTGLATADSVLATLPYWTAAAEGVDPLLGGRELDPAVDTVSTVREITTSLDSDDTAFLMTTATAAFGCDFLDIQVASLAVAVHRFRQRRASDAATVSLTMERHGRVETLFAGVDLANTVGWFTTTYPVTLDVTGGSEVESAVKAVKEQLLAVPESGIGWGLLRWLNPETRAALEQFRTPQISFNYMGRFAAAGSEGEAENFSAAPEFGYMGGHANPGMPAPALLDINTVALTEDDRVTLQASFRFPAGPLSDEDVRELAELWESGLGELAKAVRDNQMRRLSPSDVLAVGPNQLDLDRWHDIYGEFEDVYPLAPMQAGLYLTALSAGARDVYNVQTLISVRGDLDVPRLGRAFDTVLNRYPNLRVTLSVSHAGRPYAIVSGHMPIPVREIDLSTVSDATARLHEFYRADQAEQFDLTHGPLTRVTVVHMPDGVHTVVLTMHHMLLDGWSGQLVAREVFAEYAVAGADPIATPETFGKFLAMVEAGQEAVEAAWQPVLEGVQPCIVAPGRGLGSDGIPVERSFVIDDDLVDRLTALASDVGTTFSVVCQLAWANALRYVAGEDTTVFGEAVSGRPADLDEVDNAIGCFANIIPAVIGFSGDRTWREHLSEVQSRRRELMEYHSYPLTSALRAAGSRKLFDTMFVFESYPPGRKELEGLLGSAGLELASFEGAGATDNALLLMIFPANSLLPSDSVQAAIFYAEDAFEADDARIIETAFSGTLRAIAESPDQPISTVPVLDDEDQGLLVMRRMWQ; translated from the coding sequence ATGCGTTCGCTCGAAGACCTGCAGGCAGCGATGGCGGCTCGGCTCGCCGAGGAAGGACTGGCCACCGCCGCCGCAGTCGGGCCCCGGCGCGATGCCGAGCGGGCGCCGCTGTCGTTCGGGCAGCGTTATGTCTGGGCCCACCAGCAGATCTCGCCCGGCAGTACCGCCTACAACCTGTGCCTGGCACTGACCTTCGAAGGTGACGTCGACGCTGATGCCTTGCGCACGGCGTTCGAGGCGCTGGTGCGGCGGCACGAGGTCCTGCGCACCACCTACCACACCGACGAGGACGGCGAGCCCTACCAGCGGATCCACACCGAGCTGCCGCCACGGCTGCGCGAGGTGGACCTGTCGGCCGCGGCCCCGGCGGCGGCGCGGGCGCAGGTGCGTGAACTCACCGAGGCCGCGGCCCGGGAGAGCTTCGATCTGACCGCCGAATCCTCGCTGCGGGTCACCTTCGCTCGCGTACACGCCACCGAACTGGTCGCGATCGTGGTCATCCAGCACATCGCGTGGGACGGTATGACGCTGCCCGCGCTCTCGCGGGATGTGGAGGAGTTCTACCGCCAGGCGCGCACCGGCGAGGTCGAGGTCGAACCGCTGCGGTTGCAGGTGGCCGACTTCGCCGAGTGGGAGGCCGACCGCTTCGCCGCCGACGATCACGACGAGGATATCCGCTTCTGGCAGAGCCGATTCGACGGTGAACTGCCCGAACTGCCCTTGCCCTACGATCGCCGCCCGGTGGCGGTCACCGAACGCGGTGAGCGTTCCGACCAGCCACTGAGCGCCCCGGCCGACGCCGCCCTGCGCGAGCTGACCGGCCGGTTGCGCACCACCCCGTTCTCGGTCTTCCTGTCCGCCTACTATCTCGCGCTGCGGCAGATGACCGGCCGCGCCGACATGGTCATCGGCACCACGGTGGCCAACCGCGAGGAATCCGGGATGGAGCTGCTGATCGGCAACCTCAGCAATATGCTCCCGCTGCGCATCGCCGCCGACGGCGACACCCGGTTCGCCGATCTGGTCGAACAGGTCCGCGGCGTGATCACCGACGGCTTCGGCCACAAGCACTTTCCGCAGGAAGGGATCGTGCGCGCGGTCAACGCGGCCACCGGCAATGTGGGGTCGAGCCTGTTCGACACCATGGTGCTGTTCCTGCACCAGAAGATCGACGGCCCACAGCTTCCCGGCGTCACCACGAGCTGGGACCTGATGCACAACGGCGCCGCGCTGCTGCCGCTGGTGGTCGAGACCTTCATGCACACCGATCGCACCGATGTGCAGATCACCTATCGCACCGACCTTTTCGATGCCGAGACCATCGACCGGCTGCACGAATACATCGATCAGGTGCTGGCCGCGGCCGCACCGGAACGGCCGATCGACGAGCTGACCACGCTGTCGCGCTCCGATCGCGCCGCGCTGTCGGAGTGGACGCACGGCGGCGTCGTGGAGATCGAGGCCGACACCATCGACGCGATGATCCGCGCGGCCACCGCGAAATATCCGGATCGCACGGCCGTCGTCTTCGGTGATCTGGAGCTGAGCTACCGCGAATTCGATTCGCGGGTCAACGAACTCGCGCGACTGCTGCTGGCGCGCGGGGTGCGCTCGGGCGACCGGGTCGGGGTGTACGCCGAACGCAGCGAGCGACTGCCGATCGCCTTCGCGGCCGTGCAGCGCGTCGGCGCGGTGTACTTCCCGGTGGATCCGAGCTATCCCACCGACCGCATCGAATACATGCTGAGTGACGCCGAGGCCACGCTGCTGCTGGTGTCGGCCGCGCAGGCGCCGCCCGTCGAGATCACCGTTCCGACAGTGGATCTCACCGATCCGGAGATTGTCGCGGAACTCGCCGCTACCGACAGCGGGGAACTCCCGTCGTCCGCGCTGCAACGCCCGATCCACACCTTCGACGGCGCCTACCTGCTCTACACCTCCGGAACGACCGGCCGCCCCAAGGGTGTCATCGTGCATCAGCGCGGCGTCACCAACCACGTGCAGTGGATGCGCGACTATCTCGAGTTCGGCGAGGAGCGCATTCTGCAGAAGGCGCCCATCGGATTCGACGTCTCGGTCTTCGAACTGGTGAACGCGCTGTGCACCGGCTCGGCGACCGTGCTGCCGCCGCCGGACTGGTGGCAGGCCGATGTGGAGGCGCTGGCGGGCATCATCCACCGCCACCGGATCACACAGATCTCGTTGGTGCCCAGTGTGGTTCGCGCCTTCATCGACGCCGGGCCGGATCCGGCCCGCCTGCAGTCGATGCGTTACGTGTACCTGGGCGGTGAGTCGGTGCCACCCGCGCTGGTCGAGGAATCGAGCCGGTTCTTCGGCGGCACGGTCCTCGGGCTGTACGGCCCGACCGAGGGCTCCATGGACCTCATGCACGAGGACTTCGCCGGAATCGATCCGCACGAGGACACGATCCGCTCGGCGCTCATCGGTGCGCCGGAATGGAATTCGTCGGTCTACGTCCTCGACGAGCAACTGCGGCAGGTGCCGCCCGGTGTGGTCGGCGAACTCTACCTCGGCGGTGTGCAGCTGGCGCGCGGCTATCACCGCCGCCCCGATCTGACCGCCGCGGCGTTCGTGGCCTGCCCCTTCTCGGACGAGTCCGGAGCACGGATGTATCGCACCGGCGATATCGTGCGCTGGAACGCGCAGGGCCGCATGGAATATCTGGGCCGCGGCGACGATCAGGTCAAGGTGCGCGGTCACCGCATCGAACTCGGTGAGATCGGTACCGTGCTGCGCCGGATGCCGGGGATCGCCTCGGCGGTGGCGGTGACGACACCGCAGGCCCAGGGCGATCTGGCGCTGGTCGCCTACTACGTGGCCGATGCGGAATTCGATGACGACGCCGAGGCGATCAAAGCCCATCTGGCACAGCGACTTCCGGAATACATGATTCCGTCGGCACTGGTGCGACTCGACGAGCTGCCGCTGACCGCGAACGGAAAGCTGGACCGGCGCGCACTGCCCGCTCCCGATCTGGGCGGCAGTACCGGTCGCGGCCGTGCGCTGCGCGACGACGCGGAACGCGGTGTCGCCGACGCGGTGCGCCAGGTGCTCGGCATCGCCGACACCACCGAACTGGCCGCCGATGACGACTTCCTCGCGCTGGGCGGCGATTCCATCACCGCCATCCGGATGGCGTCGGCGCTGAAGAAGCGTGGACTGCTCATCACGACCAGCGCGCTGTTCGACGCCCGGACCATCGCCCGGATCGCGGCGGCCGCGGAGCCGATCGTGGCGGGTGGCGCCCCGGCGCTGGCCGAGGTCGGCGACGACACCGGCTGGATTCCGCTGAATCCGATCGCGACCGTGCTCACCGAGACCGCGCCCGACCACAGTGCTTACAGCCAGGCCACCGCCGTCGTCACCCCCGCACACAGCAGCCTCGACCAGGTCACCGCCGTGGTCGCGGCGCTGGTGGACCGGCATCCGATGCTGCGCGCCCGGATGGACACCGACCCCGACGGGCGTACCGCCTACTACATCCCCGGCCCGGACGAGCAGGTCGCCGAGCCGACGCTCACCGAGATCGTGGTGCCCGCCCAGGAGTGGGACCGCGCCGCGGGTTCGCAACTGCGCGAACAACTCCGCAACGGCAGCGAACTGCTCGACCCGGCGGCCGGGCGGATGGTCGCCGCCGTCTGGGTGCGCTCGGACGACGGCGCTCAGGGCCGGTTGCTGCTGGTGATCCACCACCTGGTCGTCGACGGCGTCTCCTGGCGCATCATCCACGACGATCTGCGCCAGCTGTGGGAGAACCCTTCGGCGGCAGCGGAATCCGGCACCTCGGTGAAGACCTGGAACACCAGTCTCACCGGCCTGGCGACGGCCGACAGTGTCCTCGCGACCCTGCCGTACTGGACCGCCGCCGCCGAGGGCGTCGACCCGCTGCTCGGCGGTCGTGAACTCGATCCCGCGGTGGACACCGTCTCGACCGTCCGCGAGATCACCACCTCGCTCGACTCCGACGACACCGCCTTCCTGATGACCACGGCCACCGCGGCCTTCGGCTGCGACTTCCTCGACATCCAGGTGGCGTCGCTGGCGGTGGCGGTGCACCGGTTCCGGCAACGCCGCGCATCCGACGCCGCGACGGTGTCGCTGACCATGGAGCGGCACGGCCGCGTCGAAACCCTGTTCGCCGGTGTGGATCTGGCCAACACCGTGGGCTGGTTCACCACCACCTACCCGGTCACCCTGGATGTCACGGGGGGCTCAGAGGTGGAGTCGGCGGTCAAGGCGGTCAAGGAACAGTTGCTGGCGGTGCCCGAATCCGGGATCGGCTGGGGCCTGCTGCGCTGGCTCAACCCGGAGACCCGCGCGGCGCTCGAACAGTTCCGCACCCCGCAGATCAGCTTCAACTACATGGGCCGGTTCGCCGCCGCGGGCTCCGAGGGCGAGGCCGAGAACTTCTCGGCCGCACCGGAATTCGGCTACATGGGCGGACACGCGAATCCGGGTATGCCCGCACCGGCGCTGCTGGACATCAACACCGTCGCACTCACCGAGGACGACCGGGTGACACTGCAGGCGTCGTTCCGCTTCCCGGCCGGGCCCCTGTCCGACGAGGATGTCCGCGAGCTGGCCGAGCTGTGGGAGTCCGGACTCGGGGAACTCGCGAAAGCGGTGCGCGACAACCAGATGCGCCGCCTGAGCCCCAGCGATGTGCTCGCGGTCGGACCGAATCAGCTCGATCTGGACCGCTGGCACGACATCTACGGCGAATTCGAGGACGTGTACCCGCTCGCGCCCATGCAGGCCGGGCTGTATCTGACCGCGCTGAGCGCCGGCGCCCGCGACGTCTACAACGTGCAGACCCTCATCAGTGTGCGCGGTGACCTGGACGTACCGCGACTGGGCCGCGCCTTCGACACCGTCCTCAACCGGTATCCGAACCTGCGGGTGACGCTGTCGGTGTCCCATGCCGGTCGCCCCTACGCGATCGTGTCCGGGCACATGCCGATCCCGGTGCGCGAGATCGACCTGTCGACCGTGTCCGACGCGACCGCACGCCTGCACGAGTTCTATCGCGCCGATCAGGCGGAGCAGTTCGACCTCACCCACGGCCCGCTGACCAGGGTCACCGTCGTGCACATGCCCGACGGCGTGCACACCGTGGTGCTGACCATGCACCACATGCTGCTCGACGGCTGGTCCGGCCAGCTCGTGGCCCGCGAGGTGTTCGCCGAATACGCTGTCGCGGGCGCGGATCCGATCGCCACCCCGGAGACCTTCGGGAAATTCCTGGCCATGGTCGAGGCCGGTCAGGAAGCGGTGGAGGCGGCCTGGCAGCCGGTGCTCGAGGGCGTGCAGCCGTGCATCGTGGCTCCGGGACGCGGGCTGGGCAGCGACGGCATTCCCGTCGAACGCTCCTTCGTGATCGACGACGATCTGGTGGACCGGCTCACCGCACTCGCCTCCGACGTGGGCACCACCTTCAGCGTGGTGTGTCAGCTGGCCTGGGCGAACGCGCTGCGCTATGTGGCGGGCGAGGACACCACGGTCTTCGGTGAGGCGGTCTCGGGCCGCCCGGCCGATCTGGACGAGGTCGACAATGCCATCGGCTGTTTCGCCAACATCATCCCGGCGGTGATCGGCTTCTCCGGCGACCGGACGTGGCGCGAGCATCTGAGCGAGGTCCAGTCCCGGCGCCGGGAACTCATGGAGTATCACAGCTATCCGCTGACCTCGGCGCTGCGTGCCGCCGGAAGCCGCAAGCTGTTCGACACCATGTTCGTCTTCGAGTCCTACCCGCCGGGCCGCAAGGAACTCGAGGGGCTGCTCGGTAGTGCCGGACTGGAACTGGCCTCGTTCGAGGGCGCGGGCGCGACCGACAACGCGCTGCTGCTGATGATCTTCCCGGCGAACTCGCTGCTTCCCAGCGATTCGGTCCAGGCGGCGATCTTCTACGCGGAGGACGCCTTCGAGGCCGACGACGCCCGGATCATCGAGACCGCGTTCTCCGGCACCCTGCGCGCCATCGCCGAGTCGCCGGACCAGCCGATCAGCACGGTCCCGGTACTCGACGACGAGGACCAGGGCCTGCTGGTCATGAGACGGATGTGGCAGTGA